In a single window of the Pseudomonas oryzihabitans genome:
- the mksB gene encoding Mks condensin complex protein MksB: MIDPKRVLRTLAEHWHLIDPLCTHFDSGTLGLVELRARLAEQLPERTPADLTALLDTWIRLDILVPVAKSPNRFELNGQIHDFLGYLRREHRLGLCLEIEAYLRHLERLAGHIREAFDNRDGPDLARQLRLLDMRVRDVLKKLANDGHALEGVAERAKTSDRQIPLRQRYAEVLATWDEYVEPMIQLVAADGAFERGVHRVEQVLLHLLGEQQRLGHLVDDDLLLRTQARILEMHNAAQLALRRARELLLPLREEARRHNAVTRGAALALATIRRKGLDAVPQAALPLFSRPQSVFLGTTAQVESYVYALARFEPKPARFPSQTSRPRDSERPAAPRTAREMLDLCQDALPLPDLMAWLLEQEPAGDTDELLYWFSRLSRDTRFQRQRLDRRHYDTLEHRVSLCSYALTARSLASDAHAT; encoded by the coding sequence ATGATCGACCCCAAACGCGTCCTGCGTACCCTCGCCGAACACTGGCACCTCATCGACCCGCTGTGCACCCACTTCGACAGCGGTACCCTGGGCCTGGTCGAACTGCGCGCCCGCCTTGCCGAGCAGTTGCCCGAACGCACGCCTGCCGACCTTACGGCGCTGCTGGACACCTGGATCCGCCTCGACATCCTGGTGCCGGTGGCCAAGAGCCCCAACCGCTTCGAACTCAATGGCCAGATCCACGACTTCCTCGGCTACCTCAGGCGCGAGCACCGCCTGGGCCTCTGCCTGGAGATCGAGGCCTACCTGCGCCACCTGGAACGCCTCGCCGGTCACATCCGCGAAGCCTTCGACAACCGCGACGGCCCGGACCTGGCGCGCCAGCTGCGTCTGCTGGACATGCGCGTGCGCGACGTCCTCAAGAAGCTGGCCAACGATGGCCATGCCCTGGAAGGCGTGGCCGAGCGGGCCAAGACCAGCGATCGCCAGATCCCCCTGCGCCAGCGCTATGCCGAGGTGCTGGCCACCTGGGACGAGTACGTCGAGCCGATGATCCAGCTGGTGGCCGCCGACGGCGCCTTCGAACGTGGCGTGCATCGCGTCGAGCAGGTCCTGCTGCACCTGCTGGGTGAACAGCAGCGCCTAGGCCACCTGGTCGACGACGACCTGCTGCTGCGCACCCAGGCGCGCATCCTGGAGATGCACAACGCCGCCCAGCTGGCCCTCAGACGCGCCCGCGAACTGCTCTTGCCGCTGCGCGAAGAGGCACGCCGGCACAACGCCGTGACCCGTGGCGCCGCCCTGGCCCTGGCCACCATTCGCCGCAAGGGTCTCGACGCCGTGCCCCAGGCCGCCTTGCCTCTGTTCAGCAGGCCACAGAGCGTCTTCCTCGGCACCACCGCCCAGGTGGAAAGCTATGTCTACGCCCTGGCCCGCTTCGAGCCCAAGCCGGCGCGCTTCCCCAGCCAGACCAGTCGCCCGCGTGACAGCGAACGCCCGGCCGCGCCCCGTACCGCCCGCGAGATGCTCGATCTCTGCCAGGACGCCCTGCCGCTGCCCGACCTCATGGCCTGGCTGCTGGAACAGGAGCCGGCCGGCGACACCGACGAGCTGCTCTACTGGTTCTCGCGCCTGTCTCGGGATACGCGCTTCCAGCGCCAGCGGCTGGATCGTCGCCACTACGACACCCTCGAACACCGCGTCAGCCTGTGCTCCTACGCCCTGACCGCCCGATCTCTCGCGAGCGATGCCCATGCAACTTGA
- a CDS encoding DUF445 domain-containing protein — MTKLSGDGLTPVRRMKLIALLLLFLAAALYCLATALAASHPAWGYAAAFAEAAMVGAIADWFAVTALFRHPLGLPIPHTAIIPRNKAGVGRKLSDFICLHFLATPQVLAKLEELDAATRLAGWLRQPDNAAAVASQATGVARYSLEALREVRVQAFIRRMAVERLQRLDVAALSGELLDMLTADNRHQAVLDEVLQEIDRLLQDEETQALIARTIGGELRTLKYLGLDERVGRWSAIKVVQAVSRLIGEISHDREHELRRHFDGYLVGFIERLKQDPAFRLRGEQLRDRLLAHPALAGYLQELWDELVNWLQADLAAPDSRIRRRLGRLLAELGETLSRDEAMRRWINEQLMAVAPPFIDRNRRRIGDYIADRVAAWDTGELVQQLEQSVGKDLQFIRINGTLVGGLVGLVLHALTVWLGPG, encoded by the coding sequence ATGACCAAACTCTCCGGCGACGGCCTCACCCCGGTCCGGCGCATGAAGCTCATCGCGCTGCTACTGCTGTTCCTGGCGGCAGCGCTCTATTGCCTGGCCACTGCCCTGGCGGCCAGCCATCCGGCCTGGGGCTACGCCGCCGCTTTCGCCGAGGCGGCCATGGTCGGGGCCATCGCCGACTGGTTCGCGGTGACGGCACTGTTCCGCCATCCGCTGGGCCTGCCGATTCCCCATACCGCCATCATTCCGCGTAACAAGGCCGGAGTTGGGCGCAAGCTGTCGGACTTCATCTGCCTGCATTTCCTCGCCACGCCCCAGGTGCTGGCCAAGCTGGAAGAGCTGGACGCCGCCACGCGCCTGGCGGGTTGGTTGCGCCAGCCGGACAACGCTGCTGCCGTCGCCAGTCAGGCCACCGGTGTCGCCCGCTATTCTCTGGAAGCCCTGCGCGAAGTACGGGTGCAGGCCTTCATCCGGCGGATGGCGGTGGAGCGGCTGCAGCGCCTGGATGTGGCGGCGCTGTCCGGCGAGCTGCTCGATATGCTGACCGCCGACAACCGTCACCAGGCGGTGCTCGACGAGGTGCTGCAGGAAATCGACCGGCTCTTGCAGGACGAGGAGACCCAGGCGCTGATCGCCCGCACCATCGGTGGTGAGCTGCGCACCCTCAAATACCTGGGGCTGGACGAGCGGGTCGGGCGCTGGTCGGCGATCAAGGTGGTGCAGGCGGTATCGCGCCTCATCGGCGAGATCAGCCATGACCGCGAGCACGAGTTACGTCGGCATTTCGATGGCTATCTGGTCGGCTTCATCGAACGTCTCAAGCAGGACCCGGCCTTCCGCTTGCGCGGCGAGCAGCTGCGCGATCGGTTGCTTGCGCATCCGGCGCTGGCTGGCTATCTGCAAGAACTGTGGGACGAATTGGTGAACTGGCTGCAGGCCGATCTTGCCGCCCCGGACTCGCGCATCCGCCGCCGCTTGGGCCGACTGCTGGCCGAGCTGGGTGAAACCCTGAGTCGCGACGAGGCCATGCGCCGCTGGATCAACGAGCAGCTGATGGCGGTGGCGCCGCCCTTCATCGACCGCAATCGGCGCCGCATCGGCGACTACATCGCCGACCGGGTAGCGGCCTGGGACACCGGCGAACTGGTCCAGCAGCTGGAGCAGAGTGTGGGCAAGGACCTGCAGTTCATCCGCATCAACGGCACCCTGGTGGGCGGCCTGGTGGGCTTGG
- the otsB gene encoding trehalose-phosphatase — translation MIDLDSLTSSGQPLAFFFDLDGTLAELQPRPEQVFIPAETLAALEQLARHHGVAVVSGRPLSEIDGFTAPLRLAAAGVHGAEWRDPQGETHRVTLDAEVLAQVGARLEAALAEHPDLLLERKSVAFALHYRQAPEKEALVRELAEGIAADHPEFKLQPGKCVFELKPAAASKGEAIARFLELEPFAGCLPVFLGDDRTDEEGFDVVNARGGLTIKVGEGETVAKTRLPSVEAVALWLQQLSRDLAPHYKQGD, via the coding sequence ATGATTGACCTCGACAGCCTTACCTCATCGGGCCAGCCGCTGGCCTTCTTCTTCGATCTGGATGGCACCCTGGCAGAATTGCAGCCACGTCCGGAACAGGTTTTCATTCCCGCCGAAACCCTCGCTGCCCTCGAACAGCTGGCGCGCCACCATGGCGTCGCCGTGGTTTCCGGGCGCCCGCTGTCCGAGATCGACGGCTTCACGGCGCCGCTGCGGCTGGCCGCGGCGGGGGTGCATGGCGCCGAGTGGCGCGATCCCCAGGGCGAGACCCATCGGGTGACCCTGGACGCTGAGGTGCTGGCGCAGGTCGGTGCCCGTCTGGAAGCGGCCCTGGCCGAACATCCGGACCTGCTGCTCGAACGCAAGAGCGTGGCCTTTGCCCTGCATTATCGTCAGGCGCCGGAAAAGGAAGCGCTGGTGCGCGAGCTCGCCGAAGGCATCGCGGCCGATCATCCCGAATTCAAGTTGCAACCCGGCAAATGCGTCTTCGAACTCAAGCCCGCCGCGGCGAGCAAGGGCGAGGCCATTGCCCGTTTTCTCGAACTGGAACCCTTTGCCGGCTGCCTGCCGGTGTTTCTCGGTGACGATCGCACCGATGAAGAGGGGTTCGACGTCGTCAATGCGCGAGGCGGTCTGACCATCAAGGTGGGGGAAGGAGAGACGGTCGCCAAGACCCGCCTGCCTTCGGTGGAAGCGGTAGCCCTGTGGCTGCAACAGCTAAGCCGCGACCTCGCGCCACATTATAAGCAAGGAGATTAG
- the tyrS gene encoding tyrosine--tRNA ligase: protein MKTVQEQLAVIKRGADELLVESELVTKLERGTPLRIKAGFDPTAPDLHLGHTVLINKLRQFQELGHQVIFLIGDFTGMIGDPSGKSATRPPLTREQVLENAETYKTQVFKILDPARTEVAFNATWMDQLSPADFIRLSSQYTVARMLERDDFSKRYASNQPIAIHEFLYPLVQGYDSVALRADVELGGTDQKFNLLMGRELQRAYGQEAQCILTMPLLEGLDGVKKMSKSLGNYVGIQEAPGVMYNKLVSIPDTLMWRYFELLSFRSLEEIAQFRSDVEQGANPRDIKIKLAEEIVARFHGEEAAQTAHRSAGNRMKEGELPEDLPEVELETDAPLPVAAVLNKAGLVKNAAAARDLLAAGSVKVDGEVVDRGFQFEIGRTYICQAGKKAFARISVRQQ from the coding sequence ATGAAAACGGTCCAGGAGCAGCTGGCGGTCATCAAGCGTGGAGCAGATGAGCTGCTCGTCGAGTCAGAGCTTGTAACAAAACTGGAGCGCGGCACCCCGTTGCGCATCAAGGCAGGCTTCGATCCGACCGCCCCGGATTTGCACCTCGGCCACACTGTCCTTATCAACAAGCTGCGTCAGTTCCAGGAGCTTGGCCACCAGGTCATCTTCCTGATCGGCGACTTCACCGGCATGATCGGCGACCCCAGTGGCAAGAGCGCTACCCGCCCGCCGCTGACCCGCGAGCAGGTGCTGGAGAATGCCGAGACCTATAAGACCCAGGTATTCAAGATCCTCGACCCGGCCCGTACCGAAGTGGCCTTCAATGCCACCTGGATGGACCAGCTGTCGCCAGCCGACTTCATTCGCCTCTCTTCTCAGTACACCGTGGCACGCATGCTCGAGCGCGATGACTTCAGCAAGCGCTACGCCAGCAACCAGCCCATCGCCATCCACGAGTTCCTCTATCCCCTGGTCCAGGGCTATGACTCGGTCGCCCTGCGCGCCGATGTCGAACTGGGCGGTACCGACCAGAAATTCAATCTGCTCATGGGGCGTGAGCTGCAGCGTGCCTACGGCCAGGAAGCCCAGTGCATCCTGACCATGCCATTGCTCGAAGGCCTGGATGGTGTCAAGAAGATGTCCAAGTCCCTGGGCAACTACGTCGGCATCCAGGAAGCCCCCGGAGTCATGTACAACAAGCTGGTGTCCATTCCCGACACCCTGATGTGGCGTTACTTCGAGCTGCTCAGCTTCCGCAGCCTGGAAGAGATTGCCCAATTCCGCAGCGACGTGGAGCAGGGGGCCAATCCCCGCGACATCAAGATCAAGCTGGCCGAAGAGATAGTCGCCCGCTTCCATGGTGAAGAAGCGGCGCAGACTGCCCATCGCTCTGCGGGCAATCGCATGAAGGAAGGCGAGCTGCCGGAGGACCTGCCTGAGGTCGAGCTGGAAACCGATGCGCCGTTGCCAGTCGCTGCCGTCCTCAACAAGGCTGGCCTGGTGAAGAACGCGGCGGCCGCCCGGGACCTGCTGGCAGCCGGCAGCGTCAAGGTGGATGGCGAGGTGGTCGATCGTGGCTTCCAGTTCGAGATCGGCCGTACCTATATATGTCAGGCCGGCAAGAAGGCTTTTGCCCGCATCAGCGTCCGTCAGCAATAA
- the rimI gene encoding ribosomal protein S18-alanine N-acetyltransferase: MNDAVSFRRMTEADLNTVLKIEYQAFSHPWTRGIFLDALKSYDCWVMLAGDQQVGHGVINVILDEAHLLNITIKPESQGRGLGLCLLEHLLQEARKAKANECFLEVRASNQSAYRLYERYGFNDIGRRRDYYPAVGGREDALVMACTLLD; encoded by the coding sequence ATGAACGATGCGGTGAGCTTTCGGCGGATGACCGAAGCCGATCTGAACACGGTCTTGAAGATCGAATATCAGGCCTTCAGCCATCCCTGGACCCGTGGCATCTTCCTGGATGCGCTCAAGTCCTACGACTGCTGGGTGATGCTGGCGGGCGACCAGCAGGTCGGGCATGGGGTGATCAACGTCATCCTCGACGAAGCCCATCTGCTCAATATCACCATCAAGCCCGAAAGCCAGGGCCGCGGTCTCGGTCTGTGCCTGCTGGAGCATCTGCTGCAGGAAGCGCGCAAGGCCAAGGCCAACGAGTGCTTTCTGGAGGTGCGCGCCAGCAACCAGTCGGCCTACAGGCTGTACGAACGCTATGGCTTCAACGATATCGGCCGCCGGCGGGACTACTATCCCGCGGTCGGCGGCCGGGAAGATGCGCTGGTGATGGCCTGTACGCTGCTCGACTAG
- the mksF gene encoding Mks condensin complex protein MksF, translated as MIRYGISRFALLNTAGYSLGLFPLEQPLSVYGANNLGKSASINALQFPILARLSDMSFGKYSNEQSRKFYFATDTSYILIELRLAHGPHVIGVAGRGPGGGFGHQFFAYAGELDLAHYQRDGACLRQRELFASLERAGLKAYEVKPEELRRLLVGGHTSIPLDLTLIPLRSTSEQSLKTFRALFINLLHMREITAAKLKQLFLDAFEHSLRSGSVDYIAACEEAFRDVRRMEQDYQSLVAAGPLVEALANGVEQRDRLRGKLHRLSPLLDSLLGTWQHYAIDRRDELLAQTEHYRQEQDGLQQSQRDGTSELMRREREISSLQRWLADLAQLKHRFALVDSTVPLEAQLLAAKDAHDELAGALSQARQFSSEDLDQRVRELEQRLKGIRQQLDHADNNSYARLREEFSQADVDRLMRLFNGQLFSLPLGAKGVELAEDGSWVKTFEGILARFQGDRLELPGLSLDLSGIEPPTLQALADRAALRDQKDRLERELKQLKAQQGVSVDRQASKAQAEALYQQVLDAQKALEDFRRCQTLSAEENEKLEQLAQLEAAQDELRRAGDAFTERVQQLSAKLQLIGRQLADLEAKDRTLADALRRRQLLPTDLPQGTPFMEAVDDSLENLLPLLNDYQDTWQALQRADTQIEALYAQVRLKGVAKFDNEEDPERRLQLLVNAYAHRQDEALTLAKARRAAVTDIARTLRNIRSDYDNLEHQLQLFNREINRKQVSNLESFRIVLAPNKEALKHIDQIIHSAGQYEEGETLSVFDLTQDSSQDQKNEDAKEYLARLVAANGNQLGLKDLFELAFEITKQGGQPVLHTDIDGAASNGTTMTIKALTNMYLLLHLMDREQAAKIRLPYYLDEAADIDERNQQALIETSQQLGFVPILASVKPQVSAQVAIDLEGGSGPGGIYIDEADWKYIAKRDLALPDPA; from the coding sequence ATGATCCGCTACGGCATCAGCCGCTTCGCCCTGCTCAACACCGCCGGCTACAGCCTCGGCCTCTTCCCGCTGGAACAGCCGCTGTCGGTCTATGGCGCCAACAACCTGGGCAAGAGCGCCTCGATCAACGCCCTGCAATTCCCCATCCTGGCGCGGCTCTCCGACATGAGCTTCGGCAAGTACAGCAACGAGCAGTCGCGCAAGTTCTACTTCGCCACCGACACCAGCTACATCCTCATCGAATTGCGCCTGGCCCATGGTCCCCACGTCATCGGCGTGGCCGGTCGCGGTCCGGGCGGAGGCTTCGGCCACCAGTTCTTCGCCTATGCCGGCGAGCTTGACCTGGCCCACTATCAACGTGACGGTGCCTGCCTGCGCCAGCGCGAGCTCTTCGCCAGCCTGGAGCGTGCCGGCCTCAAGGCCTACGAGGTCAAACCCGAGGAGTTACGCCGCCTGCTGGTCGGCGGCCACACCAGCATTCCGCTGGATTTGACCCTGATCCCGTTGCGCTCCACCAGCGAACAGAGTCTCAAGACCTTCCGCGCCCTTTTCATTAACCTGCTGCACATGCGCGAGATCACCGCGGCCAAGCTCAAGCAGCTGTTTCTCGACGCCTTCGAGCACAGCCTGAGATCCGGCAGCGTCGACTACATCGCCGCCTGCGAGGAAGCCTTTCGCGACGTGCGCCGCATGGAGCAGGATTACCAGTCCCTGGTGGCCGCCGGCCCGCTGGTGGAAGCCCTGGCCAATGGCGTCGAACAGCGTGACCGCCTGAGAGGCAAGCTGCACCGTCTCTCACCCCTGCTCGACAGCCTGCTCGGCACCTGGCAGCACTACGCGATCGACCGTCGCGACGAGTTGCTGGCCCAGACCGAGCACTACCGCCAGGAACAGGACGGCCTGCAGCAGAGCCAGCGCGACGGCACCAGTGAGCTGATGCGCCGCGAGCGCGAGATCAGCAGCCTGCAACGCTGGCTCGCCGACCTGGCCCAGCTCAAGCACCGCTTCGCCCTGGTGGACTCCACCGTGCCTCTGGAGGCTCAGTTGCTGGCGGCCAAGGACGCCCACGACGAACTGGCCGGCGCCCTCTCCCAGGCGCGTCAGTTCAGTAGCGAAGACCTCGACCAGCGCGTCCGCGAACTGGAACAGCGCCTCAAGGGCATACGCCAGCAACTCGACCACGCCGACAACAACAGCTACGCCCGCCTGCGCGAGGAATTCAGCCAGGCCGACGTCGATCGCCTGATGCGGCTGTTCAATGGCCAGCTGTTCAGTCTGCCGCTGGGGGCCAAGGGCGTCGAATTGGCCGAAGACGGCAGCTGGGTAAAGACCTTCGAAGGCATCCTGGCGCGTTTCCAGGGCGATCGCCTCGAACTGCCGGGCCTGTCCCTCGACCTTTCGGGGATAGAGCCGCCCACCCTGCAGGCCCTGGCCGATCGTGCCGCCCTGCGCGACCAGAAGGATCGCCTGGAGCGCGAACTCAAGCAACTCAAAGCCCAGCAGGGCGTCAGCGTCGATCGCCAGGCCAGCAAGGCCCAGGCCGAAGCCCTCTACCAGCAGGTCCTGGATGCCCAGAAGGCCCTCGAAGACTTTCGCCGCTGCCAGACCCTCAGTGCGGAGGAAAATGAAAAGCTCGAACAGCTGGCTCAGCTGGAAGCCGCCCAGGACGAACTGAGACGCGCTGGTGACGCCTTCACCGAACGCGTCCAGCAACTCTCTGCCAAGCTGCAGCTGATCGGCCGGCAACTGGCCGATCTGGAAGCCAAGGACCGCACCCTCGCCGACGCCCTGCGCCGCCGGCAGCTGCTGCCCACCGACCTGCCCCAGGGCACGCCCTTCATGGAAGCGGTGGACGATTCCCTGGAGAACCTGTTGCCGTTGCTCAACGACTATCAGGACACCTGGCAGGCCCTGCAGCGCGCCGACACCCAGATCGAGGCGCTCTATGCCCAGGTGCGGCTCAAGGGCGTAGCCAAGTTCGACAACGAGGAAGACCCCGAGCGTCGTCTGCAGCTGCTGGTCAATGCCTATGCCCATCGCCAGGACGAAGCCCTGACCCTGGCCAAGGCCCGTCGCGCCGCCGTCACCGACATCGCCCGGACGCTGAGAAACATCCGCAGCGACTACGACAACCTGGAACACCAGCTGCAGCTGTTCAACCGCGAGATCAACCGCAAGCAGGTCTCCAACCTGGAGAGCTTCCGCATCGTCCTGGCGCCCAACAAAGAGGCGCTCAAGCACATCGACCAGATCATCCACAGCGCCGGTCAGTACGAGGAGGGCGAAACCCTCTCGGTGTTCGATCTCACCCAGGACAGCAGCCAGGACCAGAAGAACGAGGACGCCAAGGAATACCTGGCCCGCCTGGTAGCCGCCAACGGCAACCAGCTCGGCCTCAAGGACCTCTTCGAACTGGCCTTCGAGATCACCAAGCAGGGTGGTCAGCCGGTCCTGCATACCGACATCGACGGCGCCGCGTCCAATGGCACCACCATGACCATCAAGGCGCTGACCAACATGTATCTGCTGCTGCACCTGATGGACCGGGAGCAGGCCGCCAAGATCCGCTTGCCCTACTACCTGGACGAAGCCGCCGACATCGACGAACGCAACCAGCAGGCCCTGATCGAGACCAGCCAACAGTTGGGCTTCGTGCCCATCCTGGCCAGCGTCAAACCCCAGGTCAGCGCCCAGGTAGCCATCGACCTCGAAGGCGGCAGCGGCCCCGGCGGCATCTACATCGATGAAGCCGACTGGAAGTACATCGCCAAACGCGACCTGGCCCTGCCCGACCCCGCTTGA
- the otsA gene encoding alpha,alpha-trehalose-phosphate synthase (UDP-forming) — protein MSRLVVVSNRVAPIEEGKATAGGLAVGVLDALRKSGGIWFGWNGETVKENGPAKTQTKDNIDYVTFGLTKRDYDHYYRGFSNATLWPIFHYRIDLARYNREEYDGYRRVNMAMAERLKPLLKPDDIIWVHDYHLIPFAEACRMLGIRNRIGFFLHIPFPAPEILTAIPPHNELLKTLCFYDLIGFQTDTDQLAFQDYITREVRGVLEKDGSLTAYGHNFRVGVYPIGVMPDVIQKQAESYRTRRQFISRSIEGVPYKTIVSVDRLDYSKGLVERFQAFEKLLEHFPEHHRAVQFVQIAPSSRADVVSYQNIRRQLESHAGHINGHFSELDWTPIRYLNKSYDRRTVMGLFRSSDVGLVTPLRDGMNLVAKEYVAAQDPENPGVLVLSRFAGAARELNSALIVNPYDHVGMAEALDRALRMSLEERKSRYEDMMRVIRKADLASWRDNFLRDLRAFSSKALVQSIDTQDVADEETESKQKVAL, from the coding sequence ATGAGCCGTTTAGTGGTGGTATCGAATCGGGTAGCCCCGATCGAGGAGGGCAAGGCGACCGCGGGTGGTCTGGCGGTGGGCGTACTGGATGCCCTGCGCAAGTCCGGTGGCATCTGGTTCGGCTGGAACGGCGAGACGGTCAAGGAAAACGGGCCGGCCAAGACCCAGACCAAAGACAACATCGACTATGTGACCTTCGGCCTGACCAAGCGCGACTACGACCACTACTACCGCGGCTTTTCCAACGCCACCCTCTGGCCGATCTTCCACTACCGGATCGACTTGGCTCGCTACAACCGCGAAGAGTACGACGGCTATCGAAGGGTGAACATGGCGATGGCCGAGCGCCTCAAGCCGCTGCTCAAGCCCGATGACATCATCTGGGTGCACGACTATCACCTGATTCCCTTCGCCGAAGCCTGCCGCATGCTGGGCATTCGCAACCGCATCGGCTTCTTCCTGCACATTCCCTTCCCGGCGCCGGAGATCCTCACCGCCATCCCGCCGCACAACGAATTGCTCAAGACCCTGTGCTTCTATGACCTGATCGGCTTCCAGACCGACACCGATCAGCTGGCCTTCCAGGATTACATCACCCGTGAGGTACGCGGCGTGCTGGAAAAGGATGGCAGCCTGACCGCCTATGGCCACAATTTCCGCGTCGGCGTCTATCCCATCGGGGTGATGCCGGACGTGATCCAGAAGCAGGCGGAGTCCTATCGCACGCGCCGGCAGTTCATCTCGCGCAGCATCGAGGGCGTGCCCTACAAGACCATCGTCAGCGTCGACCGTCTCGACTATTCCAAGGGCCTGGTGGAGCGCTTTCAGGCCTTCGAAAAACTGCTGGAGCACTTCCCCGAGCATCACAGGGCCGTGCAGTTCGTGCAGATCGCGCCCTCGTCGCGGGCGGACGTGGTGTCCTACCAGAACATTCGCCGTCAGTTGGAGAGCCATGCCGGCCATATCAATGGCCACTTCTCCGAGCTGGACTGGACGCCGATCCGCTACCTGAACAAGAGCTATGACCGGCGCACGGTGATGGGGCTGTTCCGCTCGTCCGACGTGGGTCTGGTGACCCCGTTGCGCGACGGCATGAACTTGGTCGCCAAGGAGTACGTAGCCGCCCAGGATCCGGAGAATCCCGGTGTGCTGGTGCTGTCGCGCTTTGCCGGTGCGGCGCGGGAGCTCAATTCGGCGCTGATCGTGAACCCCTATGATCACGTCGGCATGGCCGAGGCGTTGGACCGGGCGTTGCGCATGTCGCTGGAAGAGCGCAAGTCGCGCTACGAGGACATGATGCGGGTGATCCGCAAGGCGGACCTGGCCTCCTGGCGCGACAACTTCCTGCGTGACCTGCGAGCTTTCAGTTCCAAGGCGCTGGTACAGTCCATCGATACCCAGGATGTCGCCGACGAAGAGACGGAGAGCAAGCAGAAGGTCGCTCTGTAA
- the mksE gene encoding Mks condensin complex protein MksE, giving the protein MQLDLNEMTQLAPIFRELFKGYHLSRSEPESYAQLSQLQDQYRALFRALGFELVCDPRGFYYFVPEQMGAQVNKTAQRLALFTFILVEHLADQGRDPLAVLDGGTLGRHELPALLDKYRDLFLQAEVTTQEELEEKILRRLTQLGFALDSNGTYRFLPPMHRFLDVCLTVQQDRDLAAGLHASDLPLPAPTLAGDEDSTEESADEDDEEAALARAIVAEREFDL; this is encoded by the coding sequence ATGCAACTTGATCTCAACGAAATGACCCAGCTCGCCCCCATCTTCCGCGAGCTGTTCAAGGGCTATCACCTGTCCCGCAGCGAGCCCGAGAGCTACGCCCAACTCAGCCAGCTGCAGGACCAGTACCGCGCCCTGTTCCGCGCCCTCGGCTTCGAACTGGTCTGCGACCCACGCGGCTTCTACTATTTCGTCCCCGAGCAGATGGGTGCCCAGGTCAACAAGACCGCCCAGCGCCTGGCACTGTTCACCTTCATCCTGGTCGAGCACCTGGCCGACCAGGGCCGCGACCCCTTGGCCGTGCTCGACGGCGGCACCCTGGGTCGGCACGAACTGCCGGCCCTGCTGGACAAGTACCGCGATCTCTTCCTGCAGGCCGAGGTGACCACCCAGGAAGAGCTGGAGGAAAAGATCCTGCGCCGCCTGACCCAGCTCGGCTTCGCCCTGGACAGCAACGGGACCTACCGCTTCCTGCCGCCCATGCACCGTTTCCTGGATGTCTGCCTGACCGTGCAGCAGGACCGCGACCTGGCCGCCGGCCTGCATGCCAGCGATCTGCCGCTGCCGGCTCCGACCCTTGCGGGCGATGAGGACAGCACCGAGGAGAGCGCCGACGAGGATGACGAAGAGGCCGCCCTGGCCCGCGCCATCGTCGCAGAACGGGAGTTCGACCTATGA